A genomic region of Halichondria panicea chromosome 5, odHalPani1.1, whole genome shotgun sequence contains the following coding sequences:
- the LOC135336057 gene encoding sushi, von Willebrand factor type A, EGF and pentraxin domain-containing protein 1-like produces MSYSATYSCNPGYQLLGSATAICEMEEIDFVFWISVPTCIVVSCGSLPSISNGSPGAPTSTTFGGTGTCSCNTGYVLSGSATVNCEASGGWSTRPTCEVISCGSLPSISNGSPGTPTSTTFGGTGTYSCNTGYVLSGSATVNCEASGGWSTRPTCEIVSCGSLPSISNGSPGTPTSTTFGGTGTYSCNTGYVLSGSATVTCEASGGWSTRPTCESEQ; encoded by the exons ATGTCCTATTCAGCAACGTACAGCTGCAACCCTGGGTACCAACTGTTGGGATCTGCCACAGCTATTTGTGAAATGGAAGAAATTGATTTTGTTTTCTGGATCTCCGTACCTACGTGCATAG ttgtCTCCTGTGGGTCTCTTCCCTCTATTTCAAATGGATCACCTGGTGCTCCAACAAGTACAACATTTGGAGGGACAGGGACGTGCAGCTGTAATACTGGTTACGTactgtcaggatcagctacagtgaactgtgaggctagcggaggttggagtactagaccaacttgtgaag TCATTTCCTGTGGATCTCTTCCCTCTATTTCCAATGGGTCACCTGGTACTCCGACAAGTACAACATTTGGAGGAACAGGGACATACAGCTGTAATACTGGTTACGTactgtcaggatcagctaCGGTGAACTGTGAGGCTAGCGGAGGTTGGAGTACTAGACCGACTTGTGAAA TCGTCTCCTGTGGGTCTCTTCCCTCTATTTCCAATGGATCACCTGGTACTCCAACAAGTACAACATTTGGAGGGACAGGGACGTACAGCTGTAATACTGGTTACGTactgtcaggatcagctacagtgacCTGTGAGGCTAGCGGAGGTTGGAGTACTAGACCGACTTGTGAAAGTGAGCAATGA